One window of Candidatus Ozemobacteraceae bacterium genomic DNA carries:
- a CDS encoding zinc ribbon domain-containing protein codes for MRFSIVSTILLLAVMLLTALPSSAIRVICPQCGTLAELTDITCKKCGYALNKCLKCGTLNPVSADFCEGEDCAEPLAEMRVLGRIDEETRNELRLGQSERAQLDRELQSIDYLLEKDPSKAAKLLFRRARIYQQMDFPAKEAVAWQEYLRQFPDTKKKSIITVFLSEALRKWGYLFYSQGNKEMALAKFEAATAANPANAEAWQWVGRMKSEAKDNAAAADAYMKALEAEPGNKTAIHFLRKFKRQIPANLLTPVKKDVIPAVRKPATAVASAPAQAPAAATTPDVPVISPDMPAVEEPAAQPAAAGTH; via the coding sequence ATGCGTTTTTCCATCGTATCGACGATCCTGCTGCTGGCTGTAATGCTTCTGACGGCTCTTCCGTCTTCTGCCATCCGGGTAATCTGTCCTCAGTGCGGAACGCTCGCCGAACTGACGGACATTACGTGTAAAAAATGCGGTTACGCCCTGAACAAATGCCTCAAATGCGGCACCCTGAACCCTGTCAGCGCCGATTTCTGCGAAGGTGAGGATTGCGCCGAACCTCTGGCCGAAATGCGCGTTCTCGGGCGAATCGACGAGGAAACCCGCAACGAACTGCGCCTTGGCCAGTCCGAACGCGCCCAGCTGGATCGCGAACTGCAGTCGATCGATTATCTGCTCGAAAAAGATCCGTCGAAAGCCGCCAAGCTCCTGTTCCGCCGTGCCCGCATCTACCAGCAGATGGACTTCCCGGCGAAGGAAGCCGTGGCCTGGCAGGAGTATCTCCGGCAATTCCCGGATACGAAGAAGAAATCGATCATCACCGTGTTCCTCTCCGAAGCCCTCCGAAAATGGGGGTATCTGTTCTACAGCCAGGGGAACAAGGAGATGGCTCTCGCCAAGTTCGAGGCCGCGACGGCTGCCAATCCGGCGAATGCCGAGGCATGGCAGTGGGTCGGCCGGATGAAGAGCGAGGCGAAGGACAACGCAGCCGCCGCCGATGCGTATATGAAGGCTCTCGAAGCCGAGCCGGGCAACAAGACGGCGATCCATTTCCTCAGAAAATTCAAACGCCAGATTCCGGCGAACCTCCTGACCCCGGTGAAGAAAGACGTCATTCCGGCGGTTCGGAAGCCGGCCACCGCCGTTGCTTCGGCGCCGGCGCAGGCTCCTGCGGCTGCGACGACTCCGGATGTTCCCGTCATCTCGCCCGACATGCCGGCCG
- a CDS encoding YkgJ family cysteine cluster protein: MTRLYKKFITSFTMQVKRRYLMLLKKDAVADGLRRRRGECKGCGECCKASFNCPFLYRHGEMLLCQIHETKPEVCKTYPFNEQDVFPHTVGKCGYYFVKDENEDR; this comes from the coding sequence ATGACGAGGCTGTACAAGAAGTTCATCACGTCCTTCACGATGCAGGTGAAACGGCGATATCTCATGCTTCTGAAAAAGGACGCGGTGGCCGACGGCCTGAGACGGCGCCGGGGCGAGTGCAAGGGGTGCGGCGAGTGCTGCAAGGCCTCCTTCAACTGCCCGTTCCTGTATAGGCACGGCGAAATGCTTCTCTGCCAGATTCACGAGACCAAGCCCGAAGTCTGCAAGACCTACCCCTTCAACGAGCAGGACGTCTTTCCCCACACGGTCGGCAAATGCGGCTACTACTTCGTGAAAGACGAAAACGAAGACAGATAA
- the pyk gene encoding pyruvate kinase: MQKRTKIVATLGPASSSPDIIGKLIEAGVNIFRLNFSHGSHDSHRQLIEIVRGEAKRLGRHIGLLGDLCGPKIRIGTFPNGSVTLQAGQTFTLSQNPDMPGSESGIGTSYPYLVKDLNPGDTILLDDGNLTLRVASKSPDAVACTVVDGGVLKTKKGMNMPGAKLSVETITAKDREDLKFMIAQELDFVALSFVRRGEDLRELRQLIGPSPIRVVSKIEKPEAIDDLEAILAETDAVMIARGDLGVEMPIEKVPAIQKHIITRCTRRGIEVITATQMLESMMSNPRPTRAETTDVFNAVMDGTDAIMLSGETAAGAYPVEAVRTMAAIAAEAERLSRNTTEALLPEVKHDIEDIIAHAACESAVDIGATAIVPFTHSGNTARNVSKYHPSVPIYALTPKPETCRRLSLSWGVSSILIEDLRDTDAMIVCAETTVRDRGLAKPGDTIVIVAGVPLGVKGNTNMIKVHRIR, encoded by the coding sequence ATGCAGAAGCGAACGAAGATCGTCGCAACCCTCGGCCCGGCCTCGTCGTCTCCGGATATCATCGGCAAGCTTATCGAAGCCGGCGTGAACATTTTCCGTCTGAACTTTTCCCACGGCTCGCACGACAGCCACAGGCAACTCATCGAGATCGTGCGTGGCGAAGCGAAACGCCTCGGAAGGCATATCGGGCTTCTCGGCGATCTCTGCGGCCCGAAAATCCGCATCGGCACGTTTCCCAACGGCTCGGTCACGTTGCAGGCGGGGCAGACGTTCACCCTGAGCCAGAACCCCGACATGCCCGGCTCGGAAAGCGGCATCGGGACTTCCTATCCGTACCTCGTCAAAGACCTGAATCCCGGCGACACCATCCTGCTCGACGACGGCAACCTCACGTTGCGCGTCGCATCGAAGAGCCCGGACGCCGTCGCCTGCACCGTCGTCGATGGCGGCGTCCTCAAGACGAAGAAGGGCATGAACATGCCGGGGGCGAAGTTGTCTGTCGAGACGATCACCGCGAAAGACCGCGAAGACCTGAAGTTCATGATCGCCCAGGAACTCGACTTCGTGGCCCTCTCGTTCGTCCGGCGCGGCGAGGATCTGCGTGAGCTCCGGCAGCTGATCGGCCCTTCCCCCATCCGGGTCGTTTCGAAGATCGAAAAACCCGAGGCGATCGACGATCTCGAGGCGATCCTGGCCGAAACCGACGCAGTCATGATCGCGCGAGGCGATCTGGGCGTCGAGATGCCGATCGAGAAGGTGCCGGCCATCCAGAAGCACATCATCACCCGCTGCACGCGACGCGGCATCGAGGTCATCACGGCGACCCAGATGCTCGAGTCGATGATGTCCAACCCCCGCCCGACCCGGGCCGAGACGACCGACGTGTTCAACGCCGTCATGGACGGCACGGACGCGATCATGCTGTCGGGCGAAACGGCGGCCGGGGCCTACCCGGTCGAAGCCGTCCGGACGATGGCGGCGATCGCGGCAGAGGCCGAGCGTCTCTCCAGGAACACCACCGAAGCGCTCCTTCCCGAAGTGAAGCATGATATAGAGGACATTATAGCCCATGCCGCGTGCGAATCCGCCGTCGATATCGGCGCGACGGCAATCGTTCCGTTCACCCACAGCGGGAATACCGCCCGCAACGTTTCGAAATACCACCCGTCCGTCCCGATCTACGCCCTCACTCCGAAGCCGGAAACCTGCCGGCGTCTCTCGCTCTCCTGGGGGGTCAGCTCGATCCTGATCGAGGATTTGCGCGACACCGACGCCATGATCGTCTGCGCCGAAACGACGGTGCGCGACCGAGGCCTGGCCAAACCGGGCGACACGATCGTGATCGTCGCCGGCGTCCCCCTCGGCGTCAAGGGGAACACGAACATGATCAAAGTTCACCGTATCCGGTGA
- a CDS encoding mechanosensitive ion channel: protein MNWLRQSMSGLMDDSLAAIVVGLVVLLVGELTWNGLLRRMMKYSPDGKGLLAKLAGAVRWPGHLLIGLLAVDSGLHLSPLFKSRTAWISTCELLLQLNAVLLIGEALFAAGIGYYLRERRATEVPSIFEQLVKVVAYVIVGLSILSTAYRVDITPLLTTSAVFTMVIGLALQDVLGNLFSGLSVHFSPPFKIGDWIKVAGYMGKVVESNWRATTIRMTTRDLITLPNNDIAKKEIHNLMLRPGLLYRDFTIGLAYEASPDQVRKSLIGACSQVGGILKSPPPQIFMEQFGDFSISYRIRYWISDADYPPTIQDQLLSRIWYRLKRDGITIPFPIREVYTHPEKDLAGEMIERRLGLIQNVDFLADLERTDKSFIAEHIREQWYESGEEIVRKGDAGTDFYIIDRGAVGVYLGEKSGKSVATLRHGDFFGEMSLMTGEPRSATIVAEEETLLLTLTRETMSHLLHENAAVAKRLSESLAERMAYNKEAGARVAQETADGPARERLKRSAEEASVEIFDRIKRFFRLS from the coding sequence ATGAACTGGTTGCGACAATCGATGAGCGGTTTGATGGATGACAGCCTCGCGGCTATCGTTGTCGGGCTTGTCGTCTTGCTTGTTGGGGAACTGACCTGGAATGGTCTTCTCAGGAGAATGATGAAATATTCTCCCGATGGGAAGGGATTGCTGGCCAAGCTGGCCGGCGCCGTCCGGTGGCCGGGGCATCTCCTCATCGGCCTTCTGGCGGTCGATAGTGGTTTGCACCTGTCGCCGTTGTTCAAAAGTCGAACAGCCTGGATATCGACATGTGAGCTTCTGCTGCAATTGAACGCCGTCCTTCTGATCGGCGAAGCGCTGTTTGCGGCCGGCATCGGCTATTACCTCCGGGAACGACGCGCCACGGAAGTGCCGAGTATCTTCGAACAACTGGTGAAGGTCGTTGCCTACGTGATCGTCGGCCTTTCGATCCTCTCGACGGCCTACCGGGTCGATATCACCCCGCTGCTGACGACGTCGGCCGTCTTCACCATGGTGATCGGCCTTGCCCTTCAGGATGTGCTCGGAAACCTGTTCTCGGGACTCTCCGTTCACTTCTCGCCCCCGTTCAAGATCGGTGACTGGATCAAGGTGGCCGGCTACATGGGGAAAGTCGTCGAATCGAACTGGCGCGCCACGACGATCCGCATGACGACGCGTGACCTGATCACCCTTCCGAACAACGACATCGCCAAGAAGGAAATTCACAATCTCATGCTCCGGCCGGGGTTGCTGTATCGCGATTTCACGATCGGCCTCGCCTATGAAGCATCGCCCGACCAGGTCAGGAAATCGCTGATCGGGGCGTGTTCGCAGGTAGGCGGCATCCTGAAGTCCCCGCCCCCGCAGATCTTCATGGAACAGTTCGGGGACTTTTCCATCTCGTACCGCATCCGATACTGGATCAGCGATGCCGACTACCCGCCGACGATCCAGGACCAGCTGCTCTCGAGAATCTGGTATCGCCTCAAACGCGACGGAATAACGATTCCCTTCCCGATCCGCGAAGTGTACACGCACCCGGAAAAGGATCTCGCAGGCGAGATGATCGAGCGGAGACTCGGGTTGATCCAGAACGTCGATTTCCTCGCCGATCTGGAACGAACGGACAAGTCGTTTATCGCGGAACATATCAGGGAACAATGGTATGAAAGCGGGGAAGAGATCGTCCGCAAGGGCGATGCCGGAACGGATTTCTACATCATCGACCGTGGGGCCGTCGGCGTGTATCTCGGGGAAAAATCCGGGAAGAGTGTCGCAACGTTGCGGCATGGGGATTTCTTCGGGGAGATGTCCCTGATGACGGGAGAACCGAGATCCGCCACGATCGTGGCCGAAGAGGAAACCCTGCTACTGACCCTGACTCGCGAGACGATGAGCCATTTATTGCACGAAAACGCCGCCGTGGCGAAGCGTCTGAGCGAGTCGCTCGCCGAGCGGATGGCCTACAACAAGGAAGCGGGAGCCAGAGTCGCGCAGGAAACGGCGGACGGCCCGGCAAGGGAACGGTTGAAACGGAGCGCCGAAGAGGCGAGCGTCGAGATCTTCGACCGGATCAAGCGGTTTTTCCGGCTCTCCTGA